From one Flavobacteriales bacterium genomic stretch:
- a CDS encoding response regulator — MAKTSVLVVEDESIVAKDIQNSLKKLGYAVPSVENTGEDAIDAAGQYKPDLILMDIMLKGEISGIDAAEQIRNRYQIPVIFLTAYADESTLSKAKVTEPYGYIIKPFKEIDLHTSIEMALYKHGKEQEVKKERDLYSSIVLDKSADDCIFVKSNSRLVKVKTKEIYFVEALKDYVIIHAKDAKYTVHSTMKDMLAKLSSSEFLRVHRSYIVRVDKIVAIEQNNLVMEDDKKIIPVGGSYRDELNSRLKFV, encoded by the coding sequence ATGGCAAAGACAAGTGTATTGGTTGTAGAGGACGAGAGTATCGTTGCAAAGGATATTCAGAATAGTCTGAAGAAGCTTGGTTATGCAGTACCAAGCGTTGAGAACACGGGAGAAGACGCTATTGATGCGGCAGGCCAGTACAAGCCAGACCTCATTCTTATGGATATCATGCTAAAAGGAGAAATCAGCGGTATCGATGCGGCAGAGCAGATTCGCAATCGTTATCAGATTCCTGTCATTTTTCTTACGGCTTATGCCGATGAAAGTACATTAAGTAAGGCAAAAGTGACCGAGCCTTATGGATACATCATCAAGCCGTTCAAGGAAATCGATTTGCATACGTCCATTGAGATGGCGTTGTACAAACACGGGAAGGAGCAGGAGGTCAAGAAAGAGCGGGACCTCTACTCTTCTATCGTTCTTGATAAGTCAGCGGACGACTGCATTTTCGTCAAGTCGAATAGCCGTTTGGTTAAAGTTAAGACCAAGGAAATCTATTTCGTGGAGGCATTGAAGGATTACGTGATCATTCATGCCAAGGACGCCAAGTATACTGTTCATTCAACGATGAAGGATATGTTGGCAAAGCTTTCCAGTAGTGAGTTTCTAAGAGTGCACAGGTCTTATATTGTAAGAGTTGATAAGATTGTGGCCATTGAGCAGAACAACTTGGTTATGGAGGACGACAAGAAAATTATTCCAGTAGGCGGTTCTTACAGGGATGAACTGAACAGCCGGTTGAAATTCGTGTAA
- a CDS encoding DUF4175 family protein, with protein MSGDGNQLLQKLDEFIRKYYLNQLIRGALLTTGLLVASFLVFAILEYYGRFGITGRTIFFYALLLVSGVALARWVIGPLIHLYNIRPGISYDEAATIVGKHFSNIEDRLLNTLQLQRSAAGSSSELLLASIDQRITELKPVPFSTAIDLKENKQFLRYALPPLLLLLLILAIAPSLITEGTRRIVNHRTAFENLAPFLFNIQNEELSTIELQDFELVVSLDGKEVPNDLYVEIDGKRTLMNKLSAAKFSYVFHQPRENVDFRLGGNGYNSSGHELKVLPKPSVVGFDVALEFPKYINRPNENRQNSGDLLIPEGTRVNWNFNTNKTDNLSMVLGDETVELNRNGKDNFSFSEQFRKSAEYTIVGSNEFLKAGDSLRYTVTVVPDLYPSISVVGVEDSLNPKRMYFNGQVKDDYGFSSLVFKFKRLNEDGSSSEEKDMAIAVSKNQKSETFFHYWDLTELGLEPGDAVEYYFEVWDNDGVNGSKSSRSETITYRVATLNELAAENDAKSEQLKQELSETLKMANEMKKDLDDLQKDLLNKKNLDWEDKEKMKQMLQTQKALQKKMDEIQQKSEQKNSKMNEMMEFDPKLVEKQQQLEKLFEEVMSDEMKKLFDEMEKLMEEMTKEKAQELLEDIELSNEDLEKELDRSLELFKQLEFEQKLEQTMERLEELAKDQEKLSEETKNKDADNQELSDKQEKLNEEFEDIEKDIDDLEQKNEELETPNKMEDFGNEEESVSDSQKESKEQLDQNQNKKASDSQKKAADQMKNMAQKMGNMMMQMQAQGQQEDMEALRQIVENLLTLSFDQEKLIGNLKQTNINDPKYTDLAREQLKLKDDSKLIEDSLYALSKRVPQIETIVNREIRSVNSNMKKSIEKMADRKTPEALSRQQFALTSLNNLALLLSETVQQMQAAAAQAAGSGSCSKPGGGGKPSAGAMRKLQEQMNKQMKEMRKGMQPGGKQQGQKQGMSPGNRGMSKQLAQMAAQQEALRNMAREYEKQLQKEGETGKGGSGEMKKIQEMMEQTETDLVNKMITQETLMRQQEILTRLLEAENAEREREQEQRRESKEAKNEDYGNPEIFFEYIRQKKNETELLRTVPPNLSPFYRDKVDEYFKKQVE; from the coding sequence ATGAGCGGGGACGGCAACCAGTTACTTCAGAAGCTTGATGAGTTCATTCGGAAATATTATCTGAATCAGCTTATTCGTGGGGCGTTGCTCACCACGGGGCTGTTGGTGGCCTCGTTTTTGGTTTTCGCGATTTTGGAATATTACGGGCGTTTCGGCATTACGGGCCGCACCATTTTCTTCTATGCGCTGCTGCTGGTTTCGGGTGTTGCGCTGGCGCGATGGGTCATCGGTCCGCTCATCCATCTCTACAATATCCGACCCGGAATTTCTTACGATGAGGCCGCGACCATTGTCGGAAAGCATTTCAGCAATATTGAAGACCGCCTGCTGAACACTCTACAGTTGCAACGCTCGGCCGCTGGTTCGAGTTCAGAACTGTTGTTGGCCAGCATCGACCAACGCATCACCGAACTGAAACCCGTTCCGTTTTCCACAGCCATCGACCTGAAGGAAAACAAGCAGTTTCTGCGTTACGCGTTGCCGCCCTTGTTATTGTTGCTGCTGATCTTGGCCATTGCGCCTTCCCTTATTACAGAAGGAACTCGCAGAATTGTGAATCACCGAACGGCTTTCGAGAACCTCGCTCCGTTCCTGTTCAATATTCAGAACGAGGAACTCTCTACTATTGAGTTGCAGGATTTTGAACTGGTAGTTTCGTTGGATGGAAAAGAGGTTCCGAACGACCTTTATGTGGAAATTGACGGCAAGCGCACGCTGATGAACAAGTTGAGCGCGGCCAAATTCTCATACGTTTTTCATCAGCCGCGCGAGAATGTGGATTTCCGTTTGGGCGGTAACGGTTACAATTCTTCAGGCCACGAATTGAAGGTGCTGCCCAAGCCTTCTGTAGTTGGGTTTGATGTGGCGCTGGAATTCCCGAAATACATCAATCGACCGAACGAGAACCGCCAGAACAGCGGTGATCTGTTGATTCCTGAAGGAACGCGCGTCAACTGGAATTTCAACACGAACAAGACCGACAACCTGAGCATGGTCTTGGGCGATGAAACCGTGGAGCTGAACCGAAACGGAAAGGACAACTTCAGCTTTTCGGAACAATTCCGAAAGAGTGCAGAGTACACTATTGTTGGTTCCAACGAATTCCTGAAAGCAGGTGATTCGTTGCGCTACACGGTTACGGTTGTTCCTGACTTGTATCCGTCCATTTCGGTGGTCGGTGTGGAAGATTCGCTGAACCCGAAACGCATGTATTTCAACGGGCAGGTGAAGGACGATTACGGTTTCTCTTCGCTTGTTTTCAAGTTCAAAAGATTGAATGAAGACGGTTCATCATCGGAGGAAAAGGATATGGCAATCGCGGTTTCCAAGAATCAGAAGTCAGAAACGTTTTTCCATTACTGGGATCTGACCGAACTCGGTTTGGAACCTGGCGATGCAGTTGAATACTACTTCGAGGTTTGGGATAACGATGGGGTGAACGGCAGCAAATCGTCCCGTTCGGAAACCATCACGTATCGCGTAGCAACGCTGAATGAATTGGCCGCTGAGAACGATGCCAAAAGCGAGCAGTTGAAACAGGAACTTTCAGAAACGTTGAAGATGGCCAACGAGATGAAGAAAGACCTCGATGACCTTCAGAAAGACCTTCTCAACAAGAAAAATCTCGATTGGGAAGACAAGGAGAAAATGAAGCAGATGCTGCAAACGCAGAAGGCCCTTCAGAAAAAGATGGACGAAATCCAGCAGAAATCGGAACAGAAGAACTCCAAAATGAACGAGATGATGGAGTTTGATCCGAAGCTGGTGGAGAAGCAACAGCAACTGGAAAAGCTATTCGAGGAAGTGATGTCGGACGAGATGAAAAAGCTTTTCGATGAGATGGAAAAGCTGATGGAGGAAATGACCAAGGAAAAGGCGCAAGAGCTTTTGGAGGACATTGAACTCAGCAACGAAGACCTTGAAAAGGAACTTGACCGCAGTTTGGAACTCTTCAAGCAACTGGAGTTTGAGCAGAAACTGGAGCAGACCATGGAACGGTTGGAGGAACTGGCCAAGGATCAGGAAAAACTCTCTGAAGAGACCAAGAACAAGGATGCCGACAATCAGGAACTGAGCGATAAACAGGAGAAGCTGAATGAGGAATTCGAGGACATCGAAAAGGACATTGACGACCTCGAACAGAAAAACGAAGAGTTGGAAACTCCGAACAAAATGGAGGATTTCGGCAATGAGGAAGAATCTGTTTCGGACAGTCAGAAGGAAAGCAAGGAGCAGCTGGACCAGAATCAGAACAAGAAAGCTTCCGATTCGCAGAAAAAGGCTGCAGACCAAATGAAGAACATGGCTCAGAAAATGGGCAACATGATGATGCAAATGCAGGCGCAAGGCCAACAGGAAGATATGGAAGCACTGCGCCAGATCGTGGAAAATCTGCTCACGCTTTCCTTCGACCAAGAAAAACTCATCGGCAACTTGAAGCAGACCAATATCAACGACCCGAAATACACGGACCTCGCTCGCGAACAGCTCAAGCTGAAGGACGACAGCAAACTCATTGAGGATTCGCTCTATGCGTTGAGCAAACGTGTTCCACAAATCGAAACGATTGTGAACCGCGAAATCCGTTCGGTCAACTCCAACATGAAGAAATCCATCGAAAAGATGGCTGACCGCAAAACACCTGAGGCACTTTCGCGACAGCAGTTTGCGCTTACTTCATTGAATAATCTGGCGTTGCTTTTGAGTGAAACCGTTCAGCAAATGCAGGCTGCCGCGGCTCAGGCGGCTGGTTCTGGTTCGTGCTCCAAACCCGGAGGAGGCGGCAAGCCTTCGGCTGGGGCCATGCGCAAACTGCAAGAGCAGATGAACAAGCAGATGAAGGAAATGCGCAAAGGCATGCAGCCTGGCGGCAAACAACAGGGGCAGAAACAGGGCATGTCTCCCGGAAACCGGGGCATGAGCAAGCAACTGGCACAAATGGCGGCTCAGCAAGAAGCGCTTCGAAACATGGCCCGTGAATACGAAAAGCAACTTCAGAAAGAAGGCGAAACAGGTAAAGGCGGTTCGGGCGAGATGAAGAAGATTCAGGAGATGATGGAGCAGACCGAAACTGACCTCGTGAACAAAATGATTACGCAGGAAACATTGATGCGCCAGCAGGAAATCTTAACAAGGCTCTTGGAGGCGGAAAATGCGGAGCGCGAACGGGAGCAGGAACAACGCAGAGAATCGAAGGAGGCAAAAAATGAAGATTATGGTAACCCTGAGATTTTTTTCGAGTATATAAGGCAGAAAAAAAATGAGACCGAACTGCTGCGAACCGTGCCTCCGAACTTAAGTCCGTTCTACCGCGACAAAGTTGACGAGTACTTCAAAAAGCAGGTGGAATAG
- a CDS encoding ATP-binding protein produces the protein MEKQSLNFDSKADNIVIAEKLVDDVCKKYSVDEDYYGNILIAVTEAVNNAINHGNRQNPDKKVHLDFTDRGDRLSFSVKDEGEGFDHDALPDPTDPENLEKISGRGVFLMKHLADEVEFSENGTKVEMIFKVG, from the coding sequence ATGGAAAAACAGAGCCTGAACTTTGACTCAAAGGCCGACAACATTGTCATTGCCGAAAAGCTTGTTGATGACGTTTGCAAAAAGTACTCGGTGGATGAGGATTACTACGGAAACATTCTGATTGCTGTAACCGAAGCCGTGAACAACGCCATCAACCACGGCAATCGCCAAAATCCTGATAAGAAGGTTCATCTTGATTTCACCGACCGTGGTGACCGACTTTCGTTCAGTGTGAAAGACGAAGGCGAAGGGTTTGACCATGATGCGCTTCCGGATCCGACCGACCCAGAAAACTTGGAGAAAATCAGCGGCCGCGGTGTGTTTCTCATGAAACATTTGGCCGATGAGGTCGAGTTCTCAGAGAACGGAACCAAGGTGGAAATGATTTTCAAGGTCGGCTAA
- the ybeY gene encoding rRNA maturation RNase YbeY, whose protein sequence is MADVSFHSEQTDFIVSNPEQIAAWLEETCRAEGKELAELGIIFCSDDYLLEMNRKHLDHDYFTDIITFDYCVDSFVSGDLFISIDRIAENASDLNVSMLDELHRVLVHGVLHLIGYSDKGKAAKTQMTSKEDFYLSLRSF, encoded by the coding sequence ATGGCTGATGTTTCGTTCCATTCGGAGCAAACCGATTTTATCGTTTCAAATCCTGAACAAATTGCCGCTTGGCTTGAGGAAACTTGCCGTGCTGAAGGCAAGGAACTGGCCGAACTCGGAATCATTTTCTGTTCGGATGATTACCTCTTGGAGATGAATCGAAAGCATCTCGACCACGACTATTTCACAGACATCATCACATTCGATTATTGCGTGGATTCTTTCGTTTCGGGTGATCTGTTCATTAGCATTGACCGCATCGCTGAAAACGCTTCCGATTTAAACGTTTCGATGCTTGATGAATTGCACCGCGTGCTTGTTCACGGGGTGCTTCATCTCATTGGTTATTCCGACAAGGGAAAGGCCGCCAAAACTCAAATGACTTCCAAAGAGGATTTTTATCTATCTTTGCGCTCCTTTTAG
- the mnmG gene encoding tRNA uridine-5-carboxymethylaminomethyl(34) synthesis enzyme MnmG yields the protein MHAHYDVIVVGGGHAGCEAAAAAANLGSKTLLVTMNMNTIGQMSCNPAMGGIAKGQIIREIDALGGYSGIVSDRSAIQFRMLNRSKGPAMWSPRTQNDRFKFAYEWRMMLEQTRNLDFWQDTVNEVIVEGEAVCGVKTSLGHTFRSKAVVLTNGTFLNGLIHIGEKNFGGGRTAEKASVGLTENLETFGFESGRMKTGTPPRIDGRSIDYSVMEEQPGDEHPSKFSFSDTSKLSSQRSCYLAYTNDAVHDILRQGFDRSPMFTGRIQGLGPRYCPSIEDKIERFSDKNRHQLFVEPEGWDTVEVYLNGFSTSLPEEIQYKALRLIPGFENAKMFRPGYAIEYDYFPPTQLSHTLETKLVKNLFFAGQINGTTGYEEAACQGLVAGINAHQNIEEKEPFILGRSEAYIGVLIDDLITKGTEEPYRMFTSRAEHRILLRQDNADERLTPVGHHIGLASDERLMRVEFKQQKAQEIEKVLSKLSLETEESNAYLSGRDSSEVNQKLRAFSLISRPETDLTSMIDSIESVRDAVHAISTEAEIIEQVEIRAKYSGYIRKEQDTADKLLRFEGIRLKDDFDYDKLQSLSAEARQKLTKIRPQSIGQASRISGVSPSDISVLLVHLGK from the coding sequence ATGCACGCTCATTATGACGTAATTGTTGTTGGTGGTGGACACGCAGGATGCGAGGCCGCTGCTGCTGCCGCGAACTTGGGTTCCAAGACGCTGCTCGTTACCATGAACATGAACACGATCGGACAGATGTCGTGCAACCCAGCAATGGGTGGTATAGCCAAAGGCCAGATCATTCGTGAGATTGATGCGCTGGGCGGTTATTCGGGTATTGTTTCCGACCGTTCAGCCATTCAGTTCCGTATGCTGAACCGTTCCAAAGGACCGGCCATGTGGAGTCCGCGTACACAAAACGACCGATTCAAATTCGCTTACGAATGGCGTATGATGCTGGAGCAAACCAGGAACTTGGACTTCTGGCAGGATACTGTCAATGAGGTGATTGTTGAAGGGGAAGCGGTTTGTGGTGTCAAAACTTCGCTTGGTCATACGTTTAGAAGTAAGGCTGTTGTACTTACCAACGGAACCTTCTTGAATGGACTGATTCACATCGGTGAGAAGAACTTCGGTGGCGGTCGAACTGCTGAAAAAGCTTCTGTTGGTCTGACCGAAAACTTGGAAACTTTTGGGTTCGAATCTGGCCGAATGAAAACTGGAACTCCACCAAGAATCGATGGTAGATCCATCGATTACTCGGTAATGGAAGAACAGCCGGGAGATGAACATCCAAGCAAATTTTCCTTCTCAGACACTTCAAAACTGTCCTCACAGCGAAGCTGCTATTTAGCTTACACCAACGATGCGGTACACGACATCCTCCGACAGGGTTTTGATCGCTCTCCGATGTTTACAGGCCGTATTCAGGGACTTGGCCCTCGTTATTGCCCTTCCATTGAGGACAAGATTGAGCGTTTCTCCGACAAGAACCGCCATCAACTATTTGTTGAGCCAGAAGGTTGGGACACAGTGGAGGTTTACCTCAATGGATTCTCAACTTCGCTTCCTGAAGAAATACAATACAAAGCGTTGCGACTAATACCAGGTTTTGAGAATGCAAAAATGTTCCGTCCTGGTTACGCAATTGAATATGACTATTTTCCACCAACCCAGCTTTCGCATACGCTTGAAACCAAGTTGGTAAAGAACCTGTTCTTCGCTGGGCAGATCAATGGAACAACTGGCTATGAAGAGGCGGCTTGCCAAGGACTAGTCGCAGGAATCAATGCACATCAGAATATTGAGGAGAAAGAACCGTTCATTCTCGGACGCTCAGAGGCTTACATCGGGGTTTTGATTGATGACCTTATCACAAAAGGAACCGAAGAACCTTACCGCATGTTTACGTCCCGCGCGGAGCACCGAATTCTACTCCGACAAGATAATGCGGATGAACGGCTAACTCCGGTTGGACATCATATTGGATTGGCTTCCGATGAGCGTTTGATGCGGGTAGAATTCAAACAACAAAAGGCTCAGGAAATAGAAAAGGTTCTCTCAAAATTGAGCTTGGAAACGGAGGAAAGCAACGCATATTTATCTGGTCGTGATAGCAGCGAGGTAAACCAAAAATTACGGGCGTTTTCATTGATTTCTCGTCCTGAGACCGATTTGACCTCAATGATTGATTCCATCGAATCTGTCCGTGATGCGGTTCATGCTATTTCCACTGAAGCTGAGATTATTGAGCAAGTTGAAATACGTGCCAAATACTCTGGTTACATCCGAAAAGAACAGGATACTGCTGACAAACTCTTGCGCTTTGAGGGTATTCGGTTAAAAGATGATTTCGACTATGATAAGCTTCAATCGTTGTCTGCAGAAGCTCGTCAAAAGCTGACTAAAATCCGTCCTCAATCCATCGGACAAGCATCAAGAATCAGTGGTGTTTCTCCTTCCGATATTTCCGTTTTACTCGTTCATTTAGGTAAATAG
- a CDS encoding PAS domain S-box protein, protein MSNNIRVEDKTTRYQHLIENLPVGVLIFRDGSIEYANPHAIKLLGIEQSKVAGLQPVNFLHPSYNNEFDLLINGIKNGREPGFIELKIVRSGTTSLLDVEASGSMLDDGAIQLLLHDVSTRKQLAREQLRAQIAEETNLQLQREIIDRTKAEKELRQAQQYARSIIDSSLDMIVATDIDYTINEFNAAAEATFGYTRDEVIGQHLSLLFSDEQEMKKVIQRITENGSLANEIINKKKDGTFFISFLSASVLRNEKGEIVGAMGVSRDITAIKKAEEELRLSEERHRAIYDQAYIGIARIAKMGRFLLVNERLCDMLNYSAEELYKKTFYELAVPEEVEESLVDWDQLLSGKIKNFSREQTYIRKDGELLSANVTVSLVRDTNDSPNYFVAVFEDITERKEYERQLEESLREKEVLLKEVHHRVKNNMQVISSILNLQSSYIEDETALGILRESQDRIKSMSFVHESLYQSNTLSEVNFAEYIQNITKNLYHSYSRPEGGISLNFELENIYLNLDTSIPCGLIINEVVSNSLKYAFNGRENGVIEVQFSKLTDGKLKLIISDDGIGLPDNFDIENAESLGLQLVTTLVTQVSGELEIDNSNGTRFTIVFKEQ, encoded by the coding sequence ATGAGCAATAATATTCGGGTGGAAGATAAAACGACACGCTATCAGCATTTGATTGAGAACTTGCCAGTAGGCGTTCTCATTTTTCGTGACGGTAGCATTGAGTATGCAAATCCACACGCCATAAAATTGCTCGGAATTGAACAGAGTAAGGTTGCGGGATTGCAGCCAGTAAATTTTCTGCATCCATCGTACAATAACGAGTTCGATCTTCTCATCAACGGAATCAAGAACGGAAGAGAACCAGGATTCATCGAATTGAAGATTGTACGGTCGGGAACGACATCATTGCTCGATGTGGAAGCAAGCGGAAGTATGCTGGATGATGGAGCGATACAGTTGTTGTTGCATGACGTTTCCACAAGGAAGCAACTCGCTCGTGAGCAGCTCCGGGCACAGATAGCGGAGGAAACAAATCTCCAACTTCAGCGGGAAATCATTGACCGAACGAAAGCGGAAAAGGAATTACGGCAGGCGCAGCAATATGCGCGAAGCATTATTGACAGTTCGTTGGATATGATCGTGGCCACAGATATTGATTATACCATCAATGAGTTCAATGCAGCTGCAGAAGCAACTTTCGGATACACACGCGATGAGGTAATAGGTCAACATCTATCTCTGCTCTTTTCTGATGAGCAGGAAATGAAAAAGGTCATTCAGCGTATAACGGAAAATGGTTCGCTGGCCAATGAAATTATCAATAAGAAGAAGGACGGAACATTCTTTATTTCCTTTCTATCGGCATCGGTTTTAAGGAATGAGAAAGGAGAGATCGTAGGGGCGATGGGCGTTTCGCGAGACATCACGGCCATTAAGAAAGCGGAAGAGGAACTTCGTTTAAGTGAGGAGCGGCATAGAGCAATCTATGATCAGGCATATATTGGTATTGCACGGATAGCAAAAATGGGACGTTTCCTACTCGTGAACGAGCGTCTGTGTGACATGCTAAATTACTCAGCAGAAGAACTTTACAAGAAAACGTTCTATGAATTAGCGGTTCCTGAGGAAGTAGAAGAGAGCCTTGTTGATTGGGATCAACTGTTAAGTGGAAAGATTAAGAACTTCTCGCGGGAACAAACCTACATTCGGAAAGATGGTGAATTGTTAAGTGCAAATGTGACGGTGTCGCTGGTGCGAGACACGAATGACAGTCCTAACTATTTTGTGGCCGTATTTGAGGACATTACAGAAAGGAAAGAGTACGAGCGACAGCTGGAAGAATCGTTAAGGGAGAAAGAAGTACTCTTAAAGGAAGTTCATCACCGCGTGAAGAACAATATGCAGGTGATTTCCAGCATTTTGAATTTGCAATCATCTTACATTGAAGATGAAACAGCACTTGGCATACTTAGAGAAAGTCAGGACAGGATCAAATCAATGTCTTTTGTTCACGAGAGTCTGTACCAGAGCAACACGCTTTCGGAAGTGAACTTTGCAGAGTATATACAGAATATCACGAAGAATCTGTATCACTCATATTCTCGTCCTGAAGGCGGAATAAGTTTGAATTTTGAACTTGAGAATATCTACCTCAATTTGGACACCTCTATTCCGTGTGGACTGATAATCAACGAAGTAGTTTCTAATTCATTGAAGTATGCGTTCAATGGAAGAGAAAATGGTGTTATCGAAGTGCAGTTTTCTAAACTAACGGATGGAAAATTGAAACTAATTATCAGTGATGATGGTATAGGACTTCCTGATAACTTTGATATAGAAAATGCAGAGTCACTTGGGTTACAGTTGGTAACAACCCTTGTTACGCAGGTTAGTGGAGAATTGGAAATAGATAATTCAAATGGAACGCGGTTCACCATCGTGTTCAAAGAGCAATAG
- the rpiB gene encoding ribose 5-phosphate isomerase B, whose translation MEKIAISCDHAGFELKERIKTELVGKGFDVVDFGPSTPERVDYPDAIHPLAKAIDSGEISRGIIMCGSGNGVAMVANKYPNVRAGLAWEPEQAELTRQHNDANVLSLPARFISEQEALECVEKFLNTAFEGGRHTERVKKIPIPC comes from the coding sequence ATGGAAAAGATCGCGATTTCCTGCGACCACGCAGGGTTTGAATTGAAGGAACGTATAAAAACAGAATTGGTTGGGAAAGGATTTGATGTGGTGGATTTCGGGCCAAGCACACCTGAACGGGTAGATTACCCAGATGCCATTCATCCGTTGGCAAAAGCAATCGATTCGGGTGAAATTTCCCGTGGTATCATCATGTGTGGAAGCGGAAATGGCGTTGCGATGGTCGCCAACAAATACCCGAACGTGCGCGCAGGCTTGGCTTGGGAACCAGAACAGGCGGAATTGACACGACAGCATAACGATGCGAATGTGCTGTCGCTCCCTGCACGTTTCATCTCTGAACAGGAAGCGTTGGAATGCGTGGAAAAATTCTTGAATACGGCATTTGAAGGAGGAAGACACACAGAACGGGTGAAGAAAATTCCTATTCCATGCTGA
- a CDS encoding methyltransferase domain-containing protein, whose translation MEHSLETLESCPSCKTDSFRETLRCVDSTYSKDTFTIVECVNCGLHFTNPRPTESVIGKYYDNPDYVSHTDTQQGFLFKVYALVKNYTLGKKEQLLSSLTADKTVLDYGAGSGDFSNYLQQSGWSVSAFEPDPNARGLIEKKNPSINLVNTLNEISEASLSVITLWHVLEHVHRLDETLDEFKRILKPNGNLIIAVPNHTSYDAKVYREGWAAYDLPRHLYHFNPKTIEPLLKQVGFELVAFKPMWFDSIYVSLLSEKNRGYNGLIAWLRAGLIGSLSNLKTVFDTSKCSSIIYIFQKSE comes from the coding sequence GTGGAACATTCTTTAGAAACACTTGAAAGCTGTCCTTCTTGCAAGACAGACAGCTTCCGAGAAACCCTTCGTTGTGTAGACTCAACGTACTCAAAAGACACATTCACAATTGTTGAATGTGTCAATTGCGGTCTTCATTTTACCAACCCCAGACCAACAGAATCAGTCATTGGCAAATACTATGATAACCCCGATTATGTATCGCATACAGACACTCAACAAGGGTTCTTATTCAAGGTATATGCGCTTGTCAAAAACTACACACTGGGTAAAAAAGAACAGCTTCTTTCATCGCTTACGGCAGACAAAACCGTATTAGACTATGGCGCGGGTAGTGGTGATTTTTCCAATTATCTACAGCAATCCGGCTGGTCTGTCTCTGCTTTTGAGCCTGACCCAAATGCCCGTGGTTTAATAGAAAAGAAGAACCCTTCCATCAACTTGGTTAACACCCTCAACGAAATTTCTGAAGCATCGCTTTCAGTAATTACTCTTTGGCATGTTTTGGAGCACGTTCATCGGCTTGATGAAACCCTTGACGAGTTCAAGAGAATACTAAAGCCAAATGGTAATTTGATTATCGCTGTTCCCAATCATACTTCGTATGATGCCAAGGTTTACAGAGAAGGCTGGGCTGCTTATGACCTCCCGCGCCATCTCTATCATTTCAATCCAAAAACCATCGAACCCCTTTTGAAACAGGTTGGTTTTGAATTGGTTGCATTCAAACCAATGTGGTTCGACTCGATTTATGTTTCCTTACTTAGTGAGAAAAATCGCGGCTACAATGGCTTGATTGCTTGGCTAAGAGCTGGACTTATCGGTTCACTATCAAACCTTAAAACCGTATTTGACACTTCCAAGTGCTCCAGCATCATCTATATCTTCCAAAAGTCTGAATAA